The proteins below come from a single Myripristis murdjan chromosome 10, fMyrMur1.1, whole genome shotgun sequence genomic window:
- the xiap gene encoding E3 ubiquitin-protein ligase XIAP produces the protein MSGFKPDSDLDTDTCIDWSLMNSRLDSFRGSSLAQQVSAERLARAGFYFTGHADRVRCFSCQKTVENWCGGDTPVERHKEVSPSCKFLNCTHRTSCGPDTTLTNGSSYNEELEDMEFRLRTGEVVDESTYPMAPHMKSEDARLRTFSSWPSSAPVRPRDLAQAGLFYLREGDRVQCFCCGGMLAGWEAGDTAWGEHSKYFPHCFFILGHDVGNIPSQGGTEEDDEGERMQHSSPRVPMESFEERLNSFSGIQHPIHRERLARAGFYSTGTGDRVLCFRCGGGVKDWQPEEDPWEEHAKHYPGCSFLLAEKGQEYINSIQLQDPPRNSATPSHQNGFSRHQNDVLQSAMAQKAIGMGLEPTVVERTILEKMSRTGSDYSSLEALLQDCFNKTPDNDAAKAEEEDEDPLEKLHKLQREKQCKICMDRDICVVFIPCGHLVTCKQCSELLSKCPICCGAITQKIKTYIA, from the exons ATGTCAGGGTTCAAACCAGACAGTGATTTGGACACAGACACCTGTATTGACTGGTCCTTAATGAACAGTCGACTGGACTCGTTCCGTGGCTCCAGCCTGGCCCAGCAGGTGTCAGCAGAGAGACTGGCCCGGGCCGGCTTTTACTTCACGGGTCACGCTGACCGCGTCCGCTGCTTCAGCTGCCAGAAAACTGTGGAAAACTGGTGCGGGGGAGACACCCCCGTAGAGAGGCACAAAGAG GTTTCCCCATCATGCAAGTTTCTCAACTGTACCCATCGTACCAGTTGTGGTCCTGATACGACACTAACTAATGGATCCTCCTACAATGAGGAACTGGAAGACATGGAGTTTCGTTTGAGAACAGGAGAGGTGGTTGATGAGTCCACCTACCCTATGGCCCCCCACATGAAGAGTGAGGATGCCCGACTTCGGACCTTCTCTTCATGGCCCTCCAGTGCTCCTGTTAGGCCCCGAGATCTGGCCCAAGCTGGCCTCTTCTATTTGAGAGAGGGTGACCGGGTGCAGTGTTTCTGCTGTGGAGGCATGCTGGCCGGCTGGGAAGCAGGGGACACAGCCTGGGGAGAGCATTCCAAGTATTTCCCCCACTGCTTTTTCATCCTTGGGCACGATGTGGGTAACATCCCATCACAGGGAGGTACAGAGGAGGACGACGAAGGGGAAAGAATGCAACACTCAAGCCCTCGTGTCCCCATGGAGAGCTTTGAGGAGAGGCTTAATAGCTTCTCGGGTATCCAGCACCCCATTCATCGTGAGAGACTCGCCAGAGCTGGCTTCTACAGCACAG gGACTGGAGACAGGGTTTTGTGTTTCCGTTGTGGTGGCGGTGTAAAAGACTGGCAGCCTGAAGAGGACCCCTGGGAAGAACATGCCAAACACTACCCTGG ATGCAGTTTCCTGCTAGCAGAAAAGGGACAGGAATATATCAATAGTATCCAGCTACAAGATCCACCACGAAACAGTGCT ACTCCAAGCCATCAGAATGGATTTTCACGTCATCAGAAtg ATGTCCTGCAGTCAGCCATGGCGCAGAAGGCCATAGGGATGGGTCTGGAGCCTACCGTTGTCGAGAGGACCATCCTGGAAAAAATGAGCAGGACAGGTTCAGACTATTCCAGCCTGGAAGCACTGTTGCAGGACTGCTTCAACAAAACTCCAGACAATGATGCTGccaaggcagaggaggaag aCGAGGACCCACTGGAGAAACTACATAAGCTGCAGAGGGAGAAGCAGTGCAAAATATGTATGGACAGAGACATCTGTGTTGTCTTCATCCCTTGTGGTCATCTGGTAACCTGCAAGCAGTGTTCGGAGTTGCTCAGCAAGTGTCCAATCTGCTGTGGAGCCATAACACAGAAGATCAAGACCTACATTGCATAA
- the psmd10 gene encoding 26S proteasome non-ATPase regulatory subunit 10: protein MEGSVSNVEVCNFAYTGQFEKLKQCILSDKTLACKTDQDHRTALHWACSAGHTDIVEFLLDLGVEVNLQDDASWTPLHIAASAGREDIVRSLISKGAQLNSVNQNGCTPLHYAASKDRYEIALLLLENGADPNATDKLESTPLHRASAKGNYRLIQLLLKQSASTNIQDSQGNTPLHLACDEERVEAARLLVEHGASIYIENKEEKTPLQIAKGSLGTILRRIVEG from the exons ATggagggttcagtttcaaacgTCGAGGTCTGTAATTTTGCCTACACGGGGCAGTTTGAAAAATTAAAGCAGTGTATTTTATCGGATAAAACGCTCGCCTGCAAAACGGACCAG GACCACAGAACCGCCCTTCACTGGGCTTGCTCGGCTGGCCACACCGACATTGTGGAGTTCCTTCTTGATCTGGGGGTGGAAGTGAATCTACAAGACGAC GCCTCTTGGACACCTCTTCACATTGCAGCATCTGCAGGCAGAGAAGACATAGTGAGATCTCTAATATCCAAGGGAGCTCAGCTGAACTCAGTCAATCAAAACGGCTGTACCCCTCTGCACTACGCAGCCTCTAAAGACAGATATGAG ATtgccttgttgttgttggaaaATGGAGCAGACCCCAATGCCACAGACAAGCTTGAATCTACTCCCCTACACAGAGCCTCTGCCAAGGGCAACTACCGCCTGATCCAGCTGCTTCTCAAGCAGAGCGCCTCCACCAACATCCAGGATTCACAGGGCAATAcaccact cCATCTCGCATGTGACGAGGAACGTGTGGAGGCAGCCAGGTTGCTGGTCGAACATGGGGCCAGCATCTACATTGAGAACAAGGAGGAGAAGACTCCCCTCCAAATAGCCAAGGGCAGTCTGGGCACAATACTTCGTCGGATAGTGGAAGGATGA
- the LOC115366155 gene encoding NTF2-related export protein 2-like, whose protein sequence is MASTLNFRTLVDQSCEYSEAFVTIYYDRMDKKRRNLTRLYLDKATLVWNGNVVSGQDALGDFFETLPSSEFQIQTLDCQPVHEQATQGQTSLLVVTGGTVKFEGNKQRFFNQNFLLTAQSSPNSDQPVWKIASDCFRFQDWNS, encoded by the exons ATGGCGTCTACACTG AATTTCAGGACCCTTGTGGACCAGTCGTGCGAGTATTCAGAGGCGTTTGTCACTATTTATTATGACAGGATGGACAAGAAACGGAGG AATCTGACGCGGCTCTACCTGGACAAGGCGACCTTGGTGTGGAATGGAAATGTAGTGTCGGGCCAGGATGCTCTTGGCGACTTTTTTGAGACGCTACCATCGAGCGAGTTTCAGATTCAGACACTGGATTGTCAGCCTGTCCACG AACAAGCAACTCAAGGCCAGACCTCACTGCTTGTGGTGACTGGTGGAACTGTAAAGTTTGAGGGGAACAAACAGCGCTTCTTCAACCAGAACTTTCTTCTAACCGCTCAGTCTTCACCCAACAGTGACCAGCCCGTTTGGAAGATTGCCAGTGACTGTTTCCGTTTCCAGGACTGGAACAGCTGA
- the nxt2 gene encoding NTF2-related export protein 2 isoform X1, translated as MASTLDFRTLVDQSCEYSEAFVTIYYDSMDKKRRNLTRLYLDKATLVWNGNVVSGQDALGDFFETLPSSEFQIQTLDCQPVHEQATQGQTSLLVVTGGTVKFEGNKQRFFNQNFLLTAQSSPNSDQPVWKIASDCFRFQDWNS; from the exons ATGGCGTCTACACTG GATTTCAGGACCCTTGTGGACCAGTCGTGCGAGTATTCAGAGGCGTTTGTCACTATTTATTATGACAGCATGGACAAGAAACGGAGG AATCTGACGCGGCTCTACCTGGACAAGGCGACCTTGGTGTGGAATGGAAATGTAGTGTCGGGCCAGGATGCTCTTGGCGACTTTTTTGAGACGCTACCATCGAGCGAGTTTCAGATTCAGACACTGGATTGTCAGCCTGTCCACG AACAAGCAACTCAAGGCCAGACCTCACTGCTTGTGGTGACTGGTGGAACTGTAAAGTTTGAGGGGAACAAACAGCGCTTCTTCAACCAGAACTTTCTTCTAACCGCTCAGTCTTCACCCAACAGTGACCAGCCCGTTTGGAAGATTGCCAGTGACTGTTTCCGTTTCCAGGACTGGAACAGCTGA
- the nxt2 gene encoding NTF2-related export protein 2 isoform X2 — MDKKRRNLTRLYLDKATLVWNGNVVSGQDALGDFFETLPSSEFQIQTLDCQPVHEQATQGQTSLLVVTGGTVKFEGNKQRFFNQNFLLTAQSSPNSDQPVWKIASDCFRFQDWNS; from the exons ATGGACAAGAAACGGAGG AATCTGACGCGGCTCTACCTGGACAAGGCGACCTTGGTGTGGAATGGAAATGTAGTGTCGGGCCAGGATGCTCTTGGCGACTTTTTTGAGACGCTACCATCGAGCGAGTTTCAGATTCAGACACTGGATTGTCAGCCTGTCCACG AACAAGCAACTCAAGGCCAGACCTCACTGCTTGTGGTGACTGGTGGAACTGTAAAGTTTGAGGGGAACAAACAGCGCTTCTTCAACCAGAACTTTCTTCTAACCGCTCAGTCTTCACCCAACAGTGACCAGCCCGTTTGGAAGATTGCCAGTGACTGTTTCCGTTTCCAGGACTGGAACAGCTGA
- the acsl4a gene encoding long-chain-fatty-acid--CoA ligase 4, whose translation MGLQSDSALHSILLFPLHALVWLYSVISFLPWYYITGAGQKTAQSKRIKARSTTGRTEGPYRSVDHFESLAREDFPGKNTLDKLFEHAVQRFGQSDCLGTRDVLSEENETQPSGKVFKKLILGEYRWLSYQEVHTMVRHFGSGLAALGQQPKSTIAIFCETRAEWMITAQACFKYNFPLVTFYATLGEEAVAFGLNETGVTHLITSMELLENKLKNVLPKIPKLKHVIYVDQKRVSTEGYPAGLSIHAMHAVRELGAKPENMAREISKPQPSDLAVVMYTSGSTGLPKGVVIVHSNLIAGMTGQCERIPGLGPTDTYIAYLPLAHVLEMTAEISCVTYGCRIGYSSPQTLSDQSTKIKKGSKGDSTVLKPTLMAAVPEIMDRINKNVMSKVQEMSYIQKTLFTLGYNYKLEQIKRGYDAPLCNALLFRKVRGLLGGRVRMMLSGGAPLSPATQRFMNVCFCCPVGQGYGLTETCGAGTITEVADISTGRVGAPLICCEIRLRDWFEGGYTKNDKPHPRGEILIGGPNVTMGYYKSESNDQDFFVDDKGQRWFCTGDVGEIHPDGCLQIVDRKKDLVKLQAGEYVSLGKVESALKNCSLIDNICAYANSDQNYVISFVVPNQKRLTELAKQRGIVGTWEEICTHPDMERDVLKEIKEVAATIKLQRFEIPMKVHLSPEPWTPETGLVTDAFKLKRKELKNHYIHHIERMYGGK comes from the exons ATGGGTCTCCAATCAGACTCTGCCCTACACTCCATACTCCTTTTTCCACTCCATGCCTTAGTATGGCTGTACTCTGtcatttccttccttccctggTACTACATCACTGGTGCTGGGCAGAAGACAGCCCAGTCCAAGCGCATCAAGGCCCGTTCCACAACAGGCAGAACAGAGGGGCCGTACCGCTCTGTGGACCACTTTGAATCCCTGGCCAGAGAGGATTTCCCTGGCAAGAACACCCTGGATAAGCTGTTTGAGCATGCTGTGCAGCGCTTCGGGCAGTCTGACTGTCTTGGCACCAGAGATGTACTGAGTGAAGAGAATGAGACCCAACCCAGTGGGAAAGTATTCAAAAAG CTGATCCTTGGGGAGTATCGGTGGCTGTCCTATCAAGAAGTGCACACAATGGTCAGGCATTTTGGCAGTGGACTGGCAGCTCTCGGGCAGCAGCCTAAAAGCACCATTGCCATCTTCTGCGAGACCAGAGCAGAGTGGATGATTACTGCTCAAGCCTGCTTCAAGTATAACTTCCCAT TGGTGACATTCTACGCGACGCTGGGAGAGGAGGCAGTTGCCTTTGGATTGAACGAGACTGGAGTCACACATCTCATTACCAGCATGGAACTACTTGAGAATAAACTGAAG AATGTGCTTCCGAAGATCCCAAAGCTGAAGCATGTTATCTATGTGGACCAGAAGAGAGTGAGCACAGAAGGCTACCCAGCAGGACTTTCCATCCACGCCATGCACGCTGTACGAGAACTGGGAGCAAAGCCTGAAAATA TGGCTAGGGAGATATCCAAGCCCCAGCCTTCAGACCTGGCAGTGGTGATGTACACTAGTGGCTCTACAGGCTTACCCAAAGGAGTCGTGATTGTCCACAGTAACCTGATTGCTGGAATGACGGGACAGTGTGAACGTATCCCCGGACTAGG GCCCACTGATACCTACATAGCCTATCTGCCCCTGGCTCATGTTCTGGAAATGACAGCAGAGATATCCTGTGTGACGTATGGCTGTCGGATCGGCTACTCCTCCCCACAGACACTGTCAGACCAG TCCACCAAGATAAAGAAAGGAAGTAAAGGAGACTCTACTGTTCTCAAACCCACCCTGATGGCAGCTGTGCCG GAAATCATGGATCGcataaacaaaaatgtgatgAGCAAAGTGCAGGAAATGAGTTACATTCAGAAAACGCTGTTTACACTGGGCTACAACTATAAACTGGAACAGATCAAGAGGGGCTATGACGCACCGCTTTGCAATGC GCTACTGTTCCGGAAAGTGCGGGGTCTACTAGGAGGACGGGTGAGGATGATGTTGTCAGGAGGGGCTCCTCTGTCGCCAGCCACCCAGAGattcatgaatgtgtgtttctgttgtccTGTGGGCCAAGGCTACGGCCTGACTGAGACCTGCGGAGCGGGCACCATCACAGAGG TCGCTGACATCAGCACCGGTCGTGTTGGAGCACCTCTCATTTGCTGTGAGATCAGACTCAGGGACTGGTTTGAAG GTGGCTACACGAAAAATGACAAGCCTCACCCACGAGGTGAGATCCTGATTGGTGGTCCTAATGTAACCATGGGTTACTACAAAAGTGAGAGCAATGACCAGGATTTTTTTGTCGACGATAAAGGCCAGCGGTGGTTCTGCACCGGTGATGTCGGGGAGATCCACCCTGACGGCTGTCTACAAATAGTGG ACCGCAAGAAGGATTTGGTAAAACTGCAGGCTGGGGAATATGTGTCCCTTGGGAAAGTGGAGTCTGCTTTGAAGAATTGCTCCCTCATAGACAATATATGTGCTTATGCAAACAG TGACCAGAACTATGTGATCAGCTTTGTGGTGCCCAACCAGAAGAGGCTGACAGAACTGGCCAAGCAAAGAGGGATAGTAGGAACATGGGAGGAGATCTGCACTCACCCTGACATGGAAAGAGATGTTCTCAAGGAGATCAAAGAGGTCGCTGCTACAA TTAAACTCCAACGGTTTGAAATTCCAATGAAAGTTCATCTTAGCCCTGAGCCATGGACGCCCGAGACAGGTCTCGTCACAGATGCTTTCAAGCTGAAGAGGAAGGAGCTGAAGAACCACTATATCCATCACATAGAGAGAATGTATGGGGGCAAATAA
- the eif4ebp3l gene encoding eukaryotic translation initiation factor 4E-binding protein 3-like → MSTNSNQVKSCPIPTRVLTLKDWSQLPDCYSQTPGGTLFSTTPGGTRIIYDRKFLLECRNSPIARTPPCCLPQIPGVTVPATHPIGKLQELKEEAEEEEKDLADDNQFEMDI, encoded by the exons ATGTCGACCAACTCCAATCAAGTCAAAAGCTGCCCCATTCCTACCAGGGTGCTCACCCTGAAGGACTGGTCTCAGCTGCCCGACTGCTACAGCCAAACACCCGGGGGGACCCTCTTCTCCACCACGCCTGGAG GCACCCGCATCATCTATGACAGGAAGTTTCTGCTGGAGTGCCGAAACTCACCCATCGCCCGCACTCCCCCATGCTGTCTGCCCCAGATCCCTGGGGTAACAGTACCTGCGACACACCCCATTGGGAAGCTGCAGGAGCTCAAagaggaggctgaggaagaggagaaggaccTTGCAG